The proteins below come from a single Xyrauchen texanus isolate HMW12.3.18 chromosome 3, RBS_HiC_50CHRs, whole genome shotgun sequence genomic window:
- the LOC127629502 gene encoding protein adenylyltransferase FICD yields MAAFAVLRYASSSPLLWGWGPILFALLGSVFVLLLPLAGIEEQCCATLKGLALFRCQLWGGVQRPTVHTTSLTVPFTALDLLPQRVKPSKEMKLEAKASLQQALEMKKQGKREKAHKLLIHALNLNPEFVEALTELGTILEEEKDVVQADHLYTKALAISPCNEKALVSRDRTLPLVEEIDRRHFGIIDGKVRRLMSIPKGNSALRRVMEETYYHHIYHTVAIEGNTLTLSEIRHIIETRYAVPGKSLQEQNEAIGVDVAMKYINTTLLSRARAITVNDILEIHLRVLGYADPVEAGRFRTSQVFVGHHIPPHPQDLDRHMQELAQWLNSEEALHLHPVEFAALAHYKLVYVHPFVDGNGRTSRLLMNLILMQASYPPITIRKEQRAEYYAALDTANEGDVRPFIRFIAKCTEITLDTLLIATTEHAVGLPDASNHAYRDCKQTIPVHS; encoded by the exons ATGGCAGCTTTTGCTGTATTGCGTTATGCCAGCAGCAGTCCTCTGCTCTGGGGTTGGGGACCCATTCTGTTTGCTCTCCTGGgctctgtttttgttctattgttGCCTTTAGCAGGCATAGAAGAGCAATGCTGTGCCACATTGAAGGGTCTTGCCCTTTTCCGCTGCCAGCTGTGGGGGGGTGTTCAGCGGCCCACAGTGCACACCACCAGCTTGACGGTCCCATTCACAGCGCTGGACCTCCTGCCACAAAGAGTCAAGCCTAGTAAAG AGATGAAATTGGAGGCAAAGGCGTCTCTTCAGCAGGCTCTGGAGATGAAGAAACAGGGGAAGAGGGAGAAAGCTCATAAGCTACTCATCCACGCACTCAACTTGAACCCAGAATTTGTGGAGGCACTCACTGAGCTGGGAACTATTCTGGAGGAGGAAAAGGACGTTGTTCAAGCAGACCACCTCTACACCAAAGCCCTTGCCATCTCGCCTTGTAACGAGAAGGCTCTGGTGAGTAGAGACCGCACGTTGCCCTTAGTAGAGGAAATAGACCGACGACACTTCGGGATTATAGATGGAAAGGTGCGCCGTCTCATGTCTATACCCAAAGGCAACTCCGCTTTGCGTCGAGTAATGGAGGAGACCTACTACCATCATATTTACCATACAGTAGCCATCGAAGGCAACACACTCACTCTGTCTGAAATTCGGCATATTATTGAGACTAGATATGCCGTACCAGGTAAGAGTCTTCAAGAACAGAATGAGGCTATTGGCGTCGATGTAGCGATGAAGTACATCAACACCACTCTGCTGTCCCGTGCTCGGGCAATCACTGTCAATGACATCTTAGAAATACATCTGCGCGTTCTAGGCTACGCCGATCCCGTTGAAGCCGGACGATTCCGAACTAGCCAGGTTTTTGTGGGACATCATATCCCACCACACCCACAGGACCTGGACAGACATATGCAGGAGCTGGCGCAGTGGTTGAACTCAGAGGAGGCACTGCATCTTCACCCTGTAGAGTTTGCAGCTTTGGCACACTATAAACTGGTTTACGTGCATCCATTTGTAGATGGCAACGGACGGACTTCCCGTTTGCTGATGAATTTAATACTAATGCAAGCTAGTTATCCACCAATCACCATTCGGAAAGAACAGAGGGCAGAATATTATGCTGCTCTAGATACAGCTAATGAGGGGGATGTTAGGCCCTTTATTAGATTTATTGCAAAATGCACAGAAATTACGCTTGATACTCTGTTAATAGCCACAACGGAGCATGCAGTTGGGCTCCCTGATGCTAGTAATCATGCCTATCGTGACTGTAAACAGACCATACCTGTGCATAGCTGA